The following is a genomic window from Caldicellulosiruptor danielii.
CCTATCATAACAGATTAGATCTCCTTTCCATTCATATCATAAACATGTATATTGTCAAAAGGCCTGCTGCGGTATAAGCTCTTCCCAGCAGGCCCTTAAAACTTACATGGTATTACTTTACCTCTGTTGGTATCTTTATTTTACCAGCCTTTATATCAGCAATTACCTTGTTTATCTTGTCGCTTACACTCTTTGGAACACCTTTCATAAATGGTGCAAGCCCAACGCCGTTGTTCTTTAAATCAAAGTAAATAATACCACTCTTGAATTTACCATTTAATGTATCTTTTATAACACTATATGTTGCAACATCAACTCTTTTCATTGCAGAGGTAACAACAGTGTTTGGGGCTACATAGCTTTGGTCTGAGTCAACACCAATTGCATATACTCCCTTTTCTTTTGCAGCTTGGATAACACCAAGACCTGTCTGCCCTGCAACCTGGAATACAAAGTCAGCACCTTGTGCAATCTCTGAAAGAGCTACCTGTTTTCCTGAAGCCGGGTCGTCAAACTTGCCAGTGTATTTGATTATAACTTTTGCTTTTGGAATTTCACTCAAAACACCAGCTTTAAAACCTGCAATGTACCTGTCAACAGGTGGAATCTTCATTCCACCAACAACTCCAAATACATTCTTTCCAGTTGTTTTGCCAAATTTAGCTTTTTCAAGCGAAGCTGCTGCAACACCTGCTAAGTAACCTGCTTGTTCTTCTCTGAACATAGCTGAGGCAACATTAGGAAGATTAGAAATCTCAGAGTCAATAATTAAAAATTTTGTCTTTGGAAACTGTTTTGCAACTGTCACAACTGAGTCGTGCATTAGAAAACCAACTGCAATAATTAAATCGTAATTAGCTTTTGCAAGTTTTTGTAAGTTTGGAATATAGTCTGTCATCTGCTTTGATTGAATGAGAGTTGTTTTGATTTTGAGTTCTTTTTCAGCCTTTTTCAGTCCCTCATATGCAGATTGATTGAAACTTCTGTCATTGACACCGCCAACGTCAGTGACAAGACCTACCTTAAAAACTTTTTGTGATGTAGACCCATTTGCCTTGTTCCAAGATACATTTAAACTGAGCAAAAGTGCAGCAATAATAACAAGACTTAAGATTGCATATAGCTTTTTCTTCATAAAAAGCAAACCTCCTCTTTTATTTTTTAGATGTCAGACATCTGACATCTGACATTACTATTTTATAATTTTTGTTCAAAAAAGTCAATATGAAAATTTATAAATTTGTGAATTATAATTATAAAAGACTGCCTCTGAATAGCAGCCTTTTGCCCAAATTTCTGTTTTACATATACAATTCTTTTACCTTGTTGTGAGCCATATACTCTAATGTATCATCTAATTTCTGAAATTCTAAGCTATTTAAAGCATACTTTCTTTCAAGAGCTTTTTTTAGTATATAATCTGCAATATGTGGATTTTTAGGAAGAAGAGGACCGTGCAAATACGTACCTATTACATTTTTATAAATCAGTCCTTCAAACCCATCCTCCCCGTTATTTCCATAACCTTTTAAGACCTTGCCAAAAGGCTGATAATCATGATAGGTTCTTCCACCATGATTTTCATATCCCACAACTGTTTTGGGAAAAACATTCAAGCTTGTTTCAATTATAATATTCCCAATAAGTCTTTTCCCTTCAGCTTTTGTCACAAAATCCATGAGGTGAAGACCTTTTATTGCTCTGCCGCTTGCATCAATATAAGCCTCTCCTAAAAGCTGATACCCGCCACAGATTGCAAGTACCACAAGTCCATCTTCAATAAGACTTTTAATAAGCTCTTTCACATTTAGAAGATGTGAATATACAATAGACTGTTCTCTATCTGATGCCCCACCAAGCAGAACTATATCAGCATTTTTTAGGATTTCTGGGCCTGCACCAAAATTGTACTCAAAAATGTTAGCTTTAATCCCACGCCAAACACATCTTTTCTGAAGGCATATAATGTTTCCCCTATCCCCATAAAGGTTCAAAACCTCGGGAAACATGTTCACAATGTTTATCTCCATTTTTTAAACCCATCCTTTTGTGAAAGATTATATACTATCCTCTTTACCTCAAAAAGAGCTGTGTACGTTGGAAGAATGTACACTTTTTTCACCTCTTCCAGCTCGAACACCTTGCCAAGCTCGTTTGTATAATCAATCATTTCAAAATTAAAAAGTTTATACTCACTGTATTTCACCCTCAAAGCCATATCTTCTTTTCTCTTGCCACTAAAGTACAAAGCTTTGATGTTTTCTATCCTGTCCAAGATGTCAAAATCAACATCCCAAATCCATGAGACATCTTTCCCATCTGCAGCATTGTCGTTAAGGATAAAAACAATTACCTTAGGGTCAGGGTCCTTGCTAATTACATTTAATGTCTCGCTCATGCCTATGGGGTTTTTTACAAGGGATATTATCACTTTTTTGCTGCCAACTTCTTTCTTTTCCAACCTTCTGAGCTTATTTTCAAATGTTTCAATTCTTTCTTTTATTTTTTCCTTTTCAACACCAATCAGCATTGCCACCGAGATTGCTGCACAGACATTGTACAGATTATAAACACCATTTATTTTCCATTTAATGTTCTCAATAAGTATATCTCTTTCCCTGTCAACAAAATCAAAAACAAACCCTGCCGAATCTTCTCTTATATTTGTGATGACAAACCTGCTCTCAGGATTTTTATAACCACATGTAAAGCATTCATATTTCCCAAGATGCCCAACATTATAAAACAAATATTCAAGTTTGGCATTGCACAGAGGACAGAAACGTGAATCTAATGTGACATTGGTTCTTCGGCTAAGTAGGTTTTCATCAACGCTGTAAAACACCTTCTTTTTACCGCTAAAACTTGCCAAGTTTGGGTCGTCTGCATTTATTACGGCTAAAGCTTGTCCAATATGGTTCAGAATCAGTTCTTTTACCCTGTCAAGCTCACCGTATCTGTCAAGCTGGTCCCTGAACACATTGGTTGTAACAAATATGTCTGGTTTTAAATATCTTGTTACAACTGGCAGTGATCCCTCATCAACTTCAAAACATGCAATATCATAACTTGACCTGAAATTATTTATAAAAGAGCTCACAATGCCATTTGCCATATTTGAACCTTTCAAATTAGAAAGTACAACCTTATCACCCGCAATTAGCCTGTTTATTATGTTGTTTGTGGTTGTCTTACCATTTGTACCTGATATAAGTATCTTTAGATTGCTTCTTTTATCAATTTCATTCATGATAGAAGGACAAATCTTGAGAGCAATCTTCCCCGGAGCACTTGTTGCGTCCTTCCTGAAAAGCTTTAAAGTAAACTTTACAAGCATCCCCAGCAAAATAGCAACGTAAAATCTTATTTTCTGCAACTTTGCTCATCTCCTACTTTCTGAAAAAGATTGTAAAATACAAAAAGCAAAGCACTGCCTTGCCACACATATTTTCAAAATAAAAATCCTATTATGCACGTGGATGAGTTTTCTGATAAACCTCTTTTAGTTTAACATTTGCAACTTGAAGATATCTCTGTGTTGTGGAAATATCAGCATGGCCAAGCATTTGCTGAACAACTCTCACATCTGCCCCATTTTCAATAAGGTGTGTGGCAAAAGAGTGCCTGAGCACATGCGGTGTTATTTCTTTATTTACCCCTGCGCTTTGTGCATAGAACTTTACTATCTTCCAAAACCCCTGTCTTGTTATTCGCTCACCGTTAAAGTTCAGAAACAGAGCTTCTTCATCCTTGCTTTTAGCAAGGTAAGGCCGCGAATGGCGCAAATACTTCTCAACTGCCGATATAGCGTACGAACCAATGGGAATAACCCTGTCTCTTTTCTTGTTTTTGCAGATGATATATCCGTGTTCAAGATTGATGTCGTCAAGATTGAGGTTGATAAGT
Proteins encoded in this region:
- a CDS encoding type 1 glutamine amidotransferase is translated as MEINIVNMFPEVLNLYGDRGNIICLQKRCVWRGIKANIFEYNFGAGPEILKNADIVLLGGASDREQSIVYSHLLNVKELIKSLIEDGLVVLAICGGYQLLGEAYIDASGRAIKGLHLMDFVTKAEGKRLIGNIIIETSLNVFPKTVVGYENHGGRTYHDYQPFGKVLKGYGNNGEDGFEGLIYKNVIGTYLHGPLLPKNPHIADYILKKALERKYALNSLEFQKLDDTLEYMAHNKVKELYM
- a CDS encoding MurT ligase domain-containing protein yields the protein MQKIRFYVAILLGMLVKFTLKLFRKDATSAPGKIALKICPSIMNEIDKRSNLKILISGTNGKTTTNNIINRLIAGDKVVLSNLKGSNMANGIVSSFINNFRSSYDIACFEVDEGSLPVVTRYLKPDIFVTTNVFRDQLDRYGELDRVKELILNHIGQALAVINADDPNLASFSGKKKVFYSVDENLLSRRTNVTLDSRFCPLCNAKLEYLFYNVGHLGKYECFTCGYKNPESRFVITNIREDSAGFVFDFVDRERDILIENIKWKINGVYNLYNVCAAISVAMLIGVEKEKIKERIETFENKLRRLEKKEVGSKKVIISLVKNPIGMSETLNVISKDPDPKVIVFILNDNAADGKDVSWIWDVDFDILDRIENIKALYFSGKRKEDMALRVKYSEYKLFNFEMIDYTNELGKVFELEEVKKVYILPTYTALFEVKRIVYNLSQKDGFKKWR
- a CDS encoding BMP family lipoprotein yields the protein MKKKLYAILSLVIIAALLLSLNVSWNKANGSTSQKVFKVGLVTDVGGVNDRSFNQSAYEGLKKAEKELKIKTTLIQSKQMTDYIPNLQKLAKANYDLIIAVGFLMHDSVVTVAKQFPKTKFLIIDSEISNLPNVASAMFREEQAGYLAGVAAASLEKAKFGKTTGKNVFGVVGGMKIPPVDRYIAGFKAGVLSEIPKAKVIIKYTGKFDDPASGKQVALSEIAQGADFVFQVAGQTGLGVIQAAKEKGVYAIGVDSDQSYVAPNTVVTSAMKRVDVATYSVIKDTLNGKFKSGIIYFDLKNNGVGLAPFMKGVPKSVSDKINKVIADIKAGKIKIPTEVK
- the xerD gene encoding site-specific tyrosine recombinase XerD, giving the protein MSIIEAFGNHLQSQNRFSQNTISSYLRDTKKYIEFLDNIKIKLENTSQATLIAYIISMQKSGKSNSTIARAIVSLKVFYDFLKIQNIVDIGKIEIEPPKLEKSPPQILTRDEVEKLLSCPKEDDIKGIRDKAMLELLYATGIRVSELINLNLDDINLEHGYIICKNKKRDRVIPIGSYAISAVEKYLRHSRPYLAKSKDEEALFLNFNGERITRQGFWKIVKFYAQSAGVNKEITPHVLRHSFATHLIENGADVRVVQQMLGHADISTTQRYLQVANVKLKEVYQKTHPRA